TCCAAAGCTCGGCGGGCGCGGTCCAGCTCGTGGGGCAGGAACACGACCTGCACGTTCTGGAAGTCGAGGTTCGCCTCGGACAGCCCTTCGAGGGTGACGTCGTCGAGCAGCGCCAACTCCTTGTCGTCGAGGCCGGCGTAGGTCCGCCAGTCGACCTCGTCGATCTGTTCGTACAGCTGTTTGAGGGTGGCGGGGTCGTCCTCACCGGCGATGGCGTTGTGGGACAGCTGCAGCGCGATGAGCTGCGACTGAGACAGCGGCTGGTCGATCAGCATGCAGTCGATCTCGGCCAGGCCGGCATCGGCCGCGGCGTCGCAGCGGTGGTTGCCGGACAGGATCAGCTCCGCGCCCTCGGCGTACTCGCCGCCGCCGTAGATCAGCGGCACCGAGGTGAGCGCCCCGTCGCGGCGCAGGTTAGCGACCAGGCGCTGGTACTCCTCCTGCCTCATGTACCGGGCGTTGGTGCTCAGGCGGGTCAGCGCCGCCGGGGTTC
This is a stretch of genomic DNA from Streptomonospora litoralis. It encodes these proteins:
- a CDS encoding ParB N-terminal domain-containing protein, which encodes MTHTDLPTGLAPRLVRRTPAALTRLSTNARYMRQEEYQRLVANLRRDGALTSVPLIYGGGEYAEGAELILSGNHRCDAAADAGLAEIDCMLIDQPLSQSQLIALQLSHNAIAGEDDPATLKQLYEQIDEVDWRTYAGLDDKELALLDDVTLEGLSEANLDFQNVQVVFLPHELDRARRALEDARTGADETWLTSRADYEPTLDALASAHAAHNVGNVATAFGLILDVFENHLTDLQAGYLDDDGAARHKKPVGWETVFGTRTLPAEHAATLTRALRKAAKAGDVDDTRPWELLTRLAETYLERGAG